One segment of Actinomycetota bacterium DNA contains the following:
- a CDS encoding ABC transporter permease, giving the protein MTAATDTTRIRSDPYEQLRWALHDSLVVAARNLRHFVRQPRLVVFSTIQPVMFVLLFAYVFGGAISGALPAGVSYVDFLLPGIFVQSAAFRSTQTSVGLAEDLERGVIDRFRSMPMARSAVLAGRTLADLVRSLFVIVLMVVVGYAIGFRFQVGVAAALGAVGVVALFGFAVSWIFAWLALVVRGVEAAQSASFVAIFPLVFASSVFVPITTFPAWLQVVANVSPVTFAADAARALSIGESSITRPVTTALLGTVAWAAVFLAVFVPLAVRRYRRLT; this is encoded by the coding sequence ATGACCGCCGCGACGGACACGACGAGGATCCGCTCCGACCCGTACGAGCAACTGCGTTGGGCGCTGCACGACAGCCTCGTCGTGGCCGCCCGGAACCTGCGCCACTTCGTCCGCCAACCACGTCTGGTGGTGTTCTCCACGATCCAACCGGTGATGTTCGTGCTCCTGTTCGCCTACGTCTTCGGTGGGGCGATCAGCGGCGCGCTTCCGGCCGGCGTTTCGTACGTCGATTTCCTGCTGCCGGGGATCTTCGTGCAGTCGGCCGCGTTCCGCTCCACGCAGACCTCGGTCGGGCTCGCCGAGGACCTCGAGCGCGGCGTCATCGACCGGTTCCGCTCGATGCCGATGGCCCGATCGGCGGTCCTGGCCGGGCGGACGCTCGCCGATCTGGTCCGCAGCCTGTTCGTCATCGTCTTGATGGTCGTGGTCGGGTACGCGATCGGGTTCCGGTTCCAGGTCGGGGTGGCCGCGGCGCTGGGCGCGGTCGGGGTCGTCGCCCTGTTCGGCTTCGCGGTCAGCTGGATCTTCGCCTGGCTGGCTCTGGTGGTGCGGGGGGTCGAGGCGGCCCAGTCGGCCAGCTTCGTCGCGATCTTCCCGCTGGTGTTCGCGAGTTCCGTGTTCGTCCCGATCACGACCTTCCCCGCATGGCTGCAAGTGGTCGCCAACGTCAGCCCGGTGACGTTCGCGGCGGACGCGGCGCGTGCCCTGTCCATCGGGGAGTCGTCGATCACCAGGCCGGTCACCACCGCTCTGCTGGGCACGGTCGCGTGGGCGGCGGTGTTCCTGGCGGTCTTCGTGCCGCTGGCCGTCCGCCGTTACCGGCGCCTGACCTGA
- a CDS encoding ABC transporter ATP-binding protein → MALLETVELTKAFGGLKAIDGLSFHVDAGEIVSVIGPNGAGKTTLFNLVSGMIRPDAGEIVFDHDSLVGRRPNQIARLGVARTFQNVRLFANMTVRENVMVAQHCRTRSGVVSAVLRTPRFRQEEEEIRRNAEDILGFFGTRLVGYRYDQPAMVLSYANRRRLEIARAMGTGARMLLLDEPTAGMNPRETGELTDLIGKLRDERGYTVCLIEHDMRVVRGVSDRVVVLDHGRKIAEGTYHEVATDAQVIEAYLGTKAVQDRGSDHRAGDSRGAPGEQA, encoded by the coding sequence ATGGCGCTGCTCGAGACGGTCGAGCTGACCAAGGCCTTCGGCGGGCTGAAGGCGATCGACGGCTTGAGCTTCCACGTCGACGCGGGCGAGATCGTCAGCGTCATCGGGCCGAACGGCGCCGGGAAGACGACGCTGTTCAACCTGGTGAGCGGCATGATCCGGCCCGATGCCGGAGAGATCGTCTTCGACCACGACAGCCTGGTCGGCCGCCGGCCCAACCAGATCGCGCGCTTGGGCGTCGCTCGCACCTTCCAGAACGTCCGGTTGTTCGCCAACATGACGGTCCGTGAGAATGTGATGGTGGCCCAGCACTGCCGCACTCGGTCGGGGGTCGTCTCGGCCGTCCTGCGCACGCCCCGCTTCCGCCAGGAGGAGGAGGAGATCCGCCGCAACGCCGAGGACATCCTCGGTTTCTTCGGGACCCGCCTCGTCGGGTACCGCTACGACCAGCCGGCGATGGTGCTGTCCTACGCCAACCGTCGGCGCCTGGAGATCGCCCGCGCGATGGGCACCGGCGCCAGGATGCTCCTACTCGACGAACCCACCGCCGGCATGAACCCGCGCGAGACGGGCGAGCTGACCGACCTGATCGGGAAGCTACGAGACGAACGCGGCTACACCGTGTGCCTGATCGAGCACGACATGCGGGTGGTGCGGGGCGTGTCGGACCGTGTGGTCGTGTTGGACCACGGGCGGAAGATCGCCGAGGGCACCTACCACGAGGTCGCCACCGACGCGCAGGTGATCGAGGCCTACCTCGGCACCAAGGCGGTCCAAGATCGCGGATCCGATCACCGCGCGGGCGACAGCCGGGGCGCACCAGGCGAGCAGGCGTGA
- a CDS encoding leucine/isoleucine/valine transporter permease subunit → MARTLRTPAREAAPAVEREQQRRDIDLRRAVRWGLISGATAAYLPAVGMVGSFAGRRIAGMVTLGYLLMVLVPLTYGYVAGKPPPQLEGYAPARRGPRNVVAGLVTGVATALVLTVFLAVVDALDLRRMLINLSPQMVDLLTFGRGVTGGSALLLAGSAVAGAAGGAVHVVPQRWRRPLLATLMWVVTFGLLRDLIGPLLRGTGLGAAADLLYTRGGGLSGWGAAIVAASFFAFYAAIETRRTTVRERFDAMPAGQRRTYGAVALAVGVVVVGLLPQVLGPFLSEILDLVGIYLLMALGLNIVVGYAGLLDLGYVAFFAVGAYTAAVLTSPASPRWSPGLTIWLALPFVVLAAAMAGIIVGTPVLRMRGDYLAIVTLGFGEIARILFLSDWLNPVFGGAQGITRVPPVSVGPIVLRTPPQFFYAIAFFAIIAAYVSWALRESRIGRAWMAMREDESVAEVLGINIASAKLSAFIVGAVLASFGGALFASKIGSVFPHSFNIVVSIIVLVIIIVGGMGSLPGVAVGALVLVGAPQLLREFEAYQFLLYGALLIFMMVHRPEGLIPSKRRARELHQDELMQDAWISRQQEHEEREAPASPERSPDAGLT, encoded by the coding sequence ATGGCGCGGACCCTGCGCACCCCCGCCCGGGAAGCCGCTCCTGCCGTCGAGCGGGAACAGCAGCGCCGCGACATCGACCTGCGGCGCGCGGTGCGGTGGGGCCTGATCTCGGGGGCGACCGCGGCGTACCTCCCGGCGGTCGGCATGGTGGGCAGTTTCGCCGGCCGCAGGATCGCCGGCATGGTGACGCTCGGCTACCTGCTGATGGTCCTGGTCCCGCTGACGTACGGCTACGTGGCCGGGAAGCCGCCCCCACAGCTCGAGGGGTACGCGCCAGCACGCCGGGGCCCACGCAACGTCGTGGCGGGTCTGGTGACCGGGGTGGCGACGGCGCTCGTCCTGACGGTGTTCCTGGCCGTGGTCGACGCGCTCGACCTGAGGCGTATGCTCATCAACCTCAGCCCGCAGATGGTGGACCTGCTCACGTTCGGACGGGGCGTGACGGGCGGGTCGGCCCTGCTGCTGGCCGGTTCGGCGGTCGCGGGGGCCGCTGGCGGTGCGGTCCACGTCGTCCCACAGCGGTGGCGGCGGCCGCTGCTGGCGACGCTGATGTGGGTGGTCACGTTCGGGCTGCTGCGGGACCTGATCGGGCCGCTGCTGCGCGGCACCGGCCTGGGGGCGGCGGCCGACCTGCTGTACACGCGCGGCGGCGGCCTGTCCGGCTGGGGCGCCGCCATCGTCGCAGCCAGCTTCTTCGCCTTCTACGCCGCGATCGAGACGCGACGCACCACCGTCCGGGAGCGGTTCGACGCGATGCCGGCGGGCCAGCGGCGGACCTACGGTGCGGTGGCGCTCGCCGTCGGTGTCGTGGTGGTGGGACTGCTGCCGCAGGTGCTGGGGCCGTTCCTCAGCGAGATCCTCGACCTGGTGGGGATCTACCTGCTGATGGCGCTCGGCCTGAACATCGTCGTGGGGTACGCCGGCCTGCTCGACCTCGGGTACGTGGCGTTCTTCGCGGTGGGCGCGTACACCGCCGCGGTCCTGACCTCCCCGGCGTCGCCGCGGTGGAGTCCCGGGCTGACCATCTGGCTGGCGTTGCCGTTCGTCGTCCTGGCGGCGGCGATGGCCGGGATCATCGTTGGGACGCCGGTGTTGCGGATGCGGGGCGACTACCTCGCGATCGTCACCTTGGGTTTCGGCGAGATCGCGCGGATCCTGTTCCTGTCGGACTGGCTCAACCCCGTCTTCGGGGGCGCGCAGGGCATCACACGCGTCCCGCCGGTGTCCGTGGGGCCGATCGTGCTGCGCACACCGCCGCAGTTCTTCTACGCGATCGCGTTCTTCGCGATCATCGCTGCGTACGTGTCGTGGGCCCTGCGTGAGTCACGCATCGGTCGTGCCTGGATGGCGATGCGCGAGGACGAATCGGTCGCCGAGGTCCTCGGGATCAACATCGCGTCCGCCAAGCTGTCGGCGTTCATCGTCGGGGCGGTGCTGGCCAGCTTCGGTGGTGCGCTGTTCGCGTCCAAGATCGGGTCGGTGTTCCCGCACAGCTTCAACATCGTCGTGTCGATCATCGTCTTAGTGATCATCATCGTCGGTGGCATGGGCAGCCTGCCCGGCGTCGCGGTCGGGGCGCTGGTCCTGGTCGGCGCCCCGCAGCTCCTGCGCGAGTTCGAGGCGTACCAGTTCCTGCTGTACGGCGCGCTGCTGATCTTCATGATGGTGCACCGCCCCGAGGGTCTGATCCCCAGCAAGCGCAGAGCGCGCGAGCTCCACCAGGACGAGCTGATGCAGGACGCGTGGATCAGTCGCCAGCAGGAGCACGAGGAGCGCGAGGCGCCTGCATCCCCGGAGCGCAGCCCCGACGCCGGGTTGACCTGA
- a CDS encoding branched-chain amino acid ABC transporter permease — MSTVLNRPSRWSARRIDFVTVVLWLVRIVAVIVVIWGAYFSLTGGRLTVAQWRGLVLAGVAQGSVYALIALGYTMVYGVLGFINFAHGEVFMSGTMVGFVAADALARHGVWNSQPVLSLLIVLAASMAVSTFVAVLLERVAYRPLRGAPRLIPLITSIGASFFLQYTFRGLFGPGIKTYPSVDVLQGQVSLLGVGVVKTQALTIVAAFAMMLGLYQFVERTKTGRAMRAVAEDKEIAALMGVDVDRTIVTTFAVGGAMAGAAGLLWALVFRSVFFFTGFLPGIKAFTAAVLGGIGNIVGAMIGGLLLGVFEALGPSMVLTGLGIPSAHQLKDVVAFTALVMVLIFRPSGVLGERLAEERA, encoded by the coding sequence GTGTCCACCGTGCTGAACCGCCCGTCGCGTTGGTCGGCGCGCCGTATCGACTTCGTCACCGTCGTCCTGTGGCTGGTGCGGATCGTCGCGGTGATCGTGGTGATCTGGGGCGCGTACTTCAGCCTGACCGGCGGGCGGCTCACCGTCGCCCAGTGGCGCGGTCTGGTGCTGGCCGGGGTCGCTCAGGGGTCGGTCTACGCCCTGATCGCGTTGGGCTACACGATGGTCTACGGCGTGCTCGGGTTCATCAACTTCGCGCACGGCGAGGTCTTCATGAGCGGGACGATGGTCGGCTTCGTCGCCGCGGACGCGCTCGCGCGCCACGGTGTGTGGAACAGCCAGCCGGTGCTGTCGCTCCTGATCGTCCTGGCGGCGTCGATGGCGGTGTCGACCTTCGTGGCGGTGCTCCTCGAGCGGGTGGCCTACCGGCCGCTGCGGGGCGCGCCCCGCCTGATCCCCCTGATCACGTCGATCGGCGCGTCGTTCTTCCTGCAGTACACGTTCCGGGGGTTGTTCGGGCCGGGGATCAAGACCTACCCGTCGGTCGACGTCCTCCAGGGGCAGGTCAGCCTCCTCGGCGTCGGAGTGGTCAAGACCCAGGCGCTCACGATCGTGGCGGCGTTCGCGATGATGCTCGGCCTGTACCAGTTCGTGGAGCGCACCAAGACGGGGCGGGCGATGCGGGCGGTGGCCGAGGACAAGGAGATCGCCGCGCTGATGGGGGTCGACGTCGACCGCACCATCGTGACCACGTTCGCGGTGGGCGGCGCCATGGCGGGTGCGGCCGGTCTGCTGTGGGCGCTGGTGTTCCGGTCGGTGTTCTTCTTCACGGGGTTCCTCCCCGGCATCAAGGCGTTCACCGCCGCGGTCCTGGGAGGGATCGGCAACATCGTGGGCGCCATGATCGGTGGGCTGCTGTTGGGGGTGTTCGAGGCACTGGGCCCGAGCATGGTCCTGACCGGCCTGGGGATCCCCTCGGCCCACCAGCTCAAGGACGTGGTCGCGTTCACCGCGTTGGTCATGGTGCTGATCTTCCGTCCCAGCGGCGTCCTGGGCGAGCGGTTGGCGGAGGAGCGGGCGTAG
- a CDS encoding DMT family transporter, translated as MIARPEQLRRFGRRHPLAPIALGVLLYSTGPVLVQASSVSGPAFSFWRLWFGVVVLGITTLAHMRISGRRPRVQAWRWSVGAGFAFGAHQLLFFSAIKATSVVDVTLINTLAPIVTGILAVPVFQERPGPSFRLWSLMAMAGTAVVVLAASTGPEGSPVGMALAVANVVVFAIFFLASKGSREHLDVVPFLFGVITLAAFTVSTYVVVAGEAVGAATVRDLLFAAIVAAGPGTVGHVVSTWPLRWVPANIPPVMRLAIPVLAASWAWWFLGEPVTVVHVVGGLVTVAGVAGAILSPGGQALMEQETLEG; from the coding sequence GTGATCGCCCGCCCCGAGCAGCTGCGACGGTTCGGTCGGCGCCATCCGCTGGCCCCGATCGCCCTGGGCGTGTTGCTGTACAGCACCGGGCCCGTGCTGGTGCAGGCATCGTCGGTGTCGGGTCCGGCGTTCTCGTTCTGGCGGCTCTGGTTCGGCGTGGTGGTTCTGGGCATCACCACGCTGGCGCACATGCGCATCTCCGGTCGGCGCCCGAGGGTGCAGGCGTGGCGTTGGTCGGTGGGGGCAGGGTTCGCGTTCGGTGCTCACCAGCTGCTGTTCTTCTCGGCCATCAAGGCCACGTCGGTCGTCGACGTGACGCTGATCAACACACTCGCACCGATCGTCACCGGGATCCTGGCGGTCCCCGTCTTCCAGGAACGTCCCGGGCCGTCGTTCCGGCTGTGGTCGCTCATGGCGATGGCCGGCACGGCCGTTGTGGTGCTCGCAGCTTCCACCGGGCCGGAAGGCAGCCCCGTCGGGATGGCGCTGGCCGTGGCGAACGTGGTCGTCTTCGCCATCTTCTTCCTGGCGTCCAAGGGCAGCCGGGAGCACCTCGACGTGGTGCCGTTCCTGTTCGGCGTCATCACCCTGGCGGCGTTCACCGTCTCCACCTACGTCGTGGTCGCCGGGGAAGCGGTCGGCGCCGCCACCGTCCGCGACCTGCTGTTCGCCGCGATCGTGGCGGCCGGCCCGGGCACGGTCGGGCACGTGGTCAGCACCTGGCCGTTGCGGTGGGTCCCGGCCAACATCCCGCCGGTGATGCGCCTGGCGATCCCTGTGCTCGCCGCCAGCTGGGCGTGGTGGTTCCTCGGCGAACCCGTCACCGTCGTGCACGTCGTCGGCGGGCTCGTCACCGTCGCTGGTGTGGCCGGTGCGATCCTGTCGCCCGGCGGGCAGGCCCTGATGGAGCAGGAGACCCTGGAGGGATAG
- a CDS encoding ABC transporter ATP-binding protein: MLELRHVDAHYGAIQVLRDVTLTIHDGEIVCLLGGNASGKTTTLKTILGYLEPTAGDVILTGERVNGLPTQQLVRKGISMVPENRRLFKRMTVRENLEMGSYLRRDRGAVAEDLENVFTLFPRVKQRLDQRAGTLSGGEQQMVAVGRALMSRPKVLLMDEPSMGLAPVLVAQNFEIIERINEAGTTVFMVEQNANMALSIADRGYVLQTGEIVLADTAQGLLNNRQMQRAYLGDLE, encoded by the coding sequence GTGCTCGAGCTGCGCCACGTCGACGCTCACTACGGCGCGATCCAGGTGCTGCGCGATGTCACGCTCACCATCCACGACGGGGAGATCGTCTGCCTGCTCGGCGGGAACGCCAGCGGGAAGACCACCACCTTGAAGACGATCCTGGGCTACCTGGAACCCACCGCGGGGGACGTGATCCTCACCGGCGAGCGGGTCAACGGCCTGCCCACCCAGCAGCTGGTCCGCAAGGGCATCTCGATGGTCCCCGAGAACCGCCGGCTGTTCAAGCGGATGACCGTCCGCGAGAACCTCGAGATGGGCAGCTACCTCCGCCGCGACCGCGGCGCGGTCGCCGAAGACCTCGAGAACGTGTTCACGCTGTTCCCGCGCGTCAAGCAGCGCCTGGACCAGCGTGCGGGGACCCTGTCGGGCGGCGAGCAGCAGATGGTGGCGGTCGGACGGGCGCTGATGTCGCGGCCGAAGGTCCTGCTGATGGACGAGCCGTCAATGGGGCTGGCACCGGTCCTCGTGGCGCAGAACTTCGAGATCATCGAGCGGATCAACGAGGCGGGGACGACCGTGTTCATGGTCGAACAGAACGCCAACATGGCGCTGTCGATCGCCGACCGCGGGTACGTGCTGCAGACCGGCGAGATCGTCCTGGCCGATACCGCCCAGGGCCTGCTCAACAACCGTCAGATGCAGCGGGCGTACCTCGGCGACCTGGAGTAG
- a CDS encoding M23 family metallopeptidase: protein MGGFETWTAGRPDAAPPKRWRVTVAAVLVGAGLAVAGRVAAPGLWPQVTEWVGQPLGGDGAVTGGDRRDDDDRRSLQRPASVCPVVGTVSFVDDFGVRKPDGRRHRGIDLYAYRGTPVAASVPGRVEHVEGDRGGLQYVLHGDDGVRYVGAHLERRGEHGRVAAATVVGYVGTSGNAVGSRPHLHFEMLTPEGPINPFSWLDEHCR from the coding sequence GTGGGCGGCTTCGAGACCTGGACCGCGGGGCGGCCTGACGCTGCCCCACCGAAACGGTGGCGGGTCACGGTCGCTGCCGTCCTGGTCGGGGCGGGACTGGCCGTGGCAGGCCGGGTCGCGGCGCCGGGCCTGTGGCCGCAGGTCACTGAGTGGGTCGGCCAACCGCTGGGCGGTGACGGAGCTGTGACCGGCGGCGACCGACGCGACGACGATGACCGCAGGAGCCTGCAACGGCCGGCGTCGGTCTGCCCGGTGGTCGGGACGGTGTCGTTCGTCGACGACTTCGGGGTCAGGAAGCCCGACGGCCGCCGCCACCGCGGCATCGACCTGTACGCCTACCGCGGCACGCCGGTGGCGGCCAGCGTCCCCGGGCGCGTCGAGCACGTCGAGGGTGACCGCGGCGGCCTGCAGTACGTCCTGCACGGTGACGACGGCGTCCGGTACGTCGGGGCGCACCTTGAGCGACGCGGGGAACACGGACGGGTCGCGGCCGCAACGGTCGTGGGGTACGTCGGCACGAGCGGGAACGCTGTCGGTAGCCGCCCGCACCTGCACTTCGAGATGCTGACGCCCGAAGGACCGATCAACCCGTTCTCGTGGCTCGACGAGCACTGCCGCTGA
- a CDS encoding TIGR03619 family F420-dependent LLM class oxidoreductase: MTVEIGIVVPNYGAHASPDGILAVARTAAELGFGSVWATEHLLVGAEAPDRYAQVFDPLTTLGWLAGQVAHVALGTSILILPLHNPVEVAKEVASLQQLSGGRVRLAVGVGWYEREFSFLGHRFDDRGARADEALDVIRALWNGAERFSGSRWSFDDVRFAPLPDPPPPVWIGGNSAAARRRAAARGDAWHPTSPDPDTLRRGREELGDLPIVPRYTVALDGDGDGAPVAGPPAAVADQLRQRLDAGADGFVLRFGLDPDATVDAMRRFAGEVLPRLAD, translated from the coding sequence GTGACGGTCGAGATCGGGATCGTCGTGCCGAACTACGGTGCGCACGCCTCGCCGGACGGGATCCTGGCGGTGGCGCGCACCGCCGCTGAGCTCGGCTTCGGGTCGGTGTGGGCCACCGAGCACCTGCTGGTCGGTGCGGAGGCCCCCGACCGCTACGCCCAGGTCTTCGACCCGCTCACGACGCTGGGGTGGCTGGCCGGGCAGGTCGCCCACGTCGCTCTCGGGACCTCGATCCTGATCCTGCCGCTGCACAACCCGGTCGAGGTCGCCAAGGAGGTCGCGAGCCTGCAGCAGCTGTCGGGCGGCCGTGTGCGACTCGCCGTCGGTGTGGGGTGGTACGAGCGTGAGTTCTCGTTCCTCGGCCACCGCTTCGACGATCGGGGCGCCCGCGCCGACGAAGCGCTGGATGTGATCCGCGCCCTGTGGAACGGTGCCGAACGCTTCTCGGGCAGCCGCTGGTCCTTCGACGACGTCCGCTTCGCGCCGCTGCCTGACCCGCCCCCGCCGGTGTGGATCGGTGGGAACTCGGCCGCAGCCCGCCGCCGCGCCGCTGCGCGCGGCGACGCCTGGCATCCCACCAGCCCCGACCCGGACACGCTCCGCCGCGGCCGCGAGGAGCTCGGCGACCTACCGATCGTCCCGCGCTACACGGTCGCGCTCGACGGGGACGGGGACGGGGCGCCGGTCGCCGGTCCACCCGCCGCCGTGGCCGATCAGCTGCGGCAACGGCTCGATGCCGGCGCCGACGGGTTCGTGCTGCGCTTCGGGCTCGACCCGGACGCGACCGTCGACGCGATGCGCCGCTTCGCCGGGGAGGTGCTGCCCCGGCTGGCCGACTGA
- a CDS encoding ATP-binding cassette domain-containing protein, with protein sequence MAAVLQAEGIRRTFDATVALDSVDLEVAQATVVALLGPNGAGKTTFVRILATLLVPDSGRAQVFGHDVVTQAPAVRRRIALTGQFAAVDELLTGRENLRMFARLFHLDRVEASARADALLDRFGLADAGDRPVRTYSGGMRRRLDLASSLVTQAQLLFLDEPTTGLDPRSRRQMWQVIRDLVGEGVTLLLTTQNLEEADELADRIVVMDRGRIIAEGTGDELKDDVGGQVVFVRLQHPSDRDRAVRALTAVGCEPRHERHADALSLPVRHDGVGLVADVAHALQNAEIAVLDLALRRPTLDDVFLELTGRRAVEEPTAA encoded by the coding sequence GTGGCCGCGGTGCTCCAAGCCGAAGGGATCCGCCGGACGTTCGACGCCACGGTCGCACTCGACTCCGTCGACCTCGAGGTGGCGCAGGCAACGGTCGTGGCCCTGCTGGGACCCAACGGTGCGGGCAAGACCACCTTCGTGCGGATCCTTGCGACGTTGCTGGTCCCCGACAGCGGACGCGCCCAGGTGTTCGGCCACGACGTCGTGACCCAAGCGCCGGCCGTTCGCCGCCGCATCGCGCTGACCGGACAGTTCGCCGCGGTCGACGAGTTGCTGACCGGCCGCGAGAACCTGCGCATGTTCGCGCGCCTGTTCCACCTCGACCGGGTGGAGGCGTCTGCACGCGCGGACGCGCTCCTCGACCGCTTCGGCCTCGCCGACGCCGGGGATCGGCCGGTGCGGACCTACTCGGGGGGGATGCGTCGCCGGCTGGACCTGGCGTCGAGCCTGGTCACCCAGGCGCAGCTGCTGTTCCTCGACGAACCAACCACCGGCTTGGATCCGCGCAGTCGCCGCCAGATGTGGCAGGTGATCCGCGACCTGGTCGGCGAGGGCGTCACGTTGCTGCTCACCACCCAGAACCTCGAGGAAGCGGACGAGCTCGCCGACCGCATCGTCGTCATGGACCGGGGACGCATCATCGCCGAGGGCACCGGCGACGAGCTGAAGGACGACGTCGGCGGGCAGGTGGTCTTCGTCCGGCTGCAACACCCATCCGACCGCGACCGTGCGGTGCGTGCGCTGACCGCGGTCGGCTGTGAGCCGCGCCACGAACGGCACGCCGACGCGCTGTCCCTGCCGGTGCGCCACGACGGCGTCGGTCTGGTCGCCGACGTCGCCCACGCCCTGCAGAACGCGGAGATCGCGGTGCTCGATCTTGCGCTGCGCCGGCCGACGCTGGACGACGTGTTCCTTGAGCTGACCGGCCGCCGCGCCGTCGAGGAGCCGACCGCCGCATGA
- a CDS encoding Mut7-C ubiquitin/RNAse domain-containing protein has translation MARATLRFYADLRDLAFDADRNGEVEVPVERPRSVKDAIESCGVPHTEVDLVLVNGDSVGFEHRIADGDRVSVYPPFASLEVDDVSRVRPDPLEPRFLLDVHLGRLAQRLRLLGFDAAYHNDLDDRALASISAEEGRWLLTRDRGLLMRNRVRHGYLVRSTDPRQQAFEVVRRFRLAGQISPFSRCLACNGVLESVPKAQVANQLQPGTRKDHDTFVRCGACGQVFWDGSHLDSLEEFVHEARQV, from the coding sequence GTGGCCCGCGCGACGCTCCGGTTCTACGCCGACCTGCGTGACCTGGCGTTCGACGCCGACCGCAACGGCGAGGTGGAGGTCCCCGTCGAGCGGCCCCGGTCCGTGAAGGACGCGATCGAGTCCTGCGGCGTCCCGCACACCGAGGTCGATCTCGTCCTGGTCAACGGCGACAGCGTCGGCTTCGAGCATCGCATCGCGGACGGTGACCGCGTCAGCGTGTACCCGCCGTTCGCGTCGCTGGAGGTGGACGACGTCTCGCGGGTCCGCCCCGATCCCCTCGAGCCCCGCTTCCTGCTCGACGTTCACCTGGGTCGGCTGGCGCAGCGGCTGCGGCTGCTGGGGTTCGACGCGGCCTACCACAACGACCTCGACGATCGGGCGCTGGCGTCCATCTCGGCCGAGGAGGGACGCTGGCTGCTGACCCGCGACCGTGGGTTGCTGATGCGCAACCGCGTCCGTCACGGCTACCTGGTCCGCTCCACCGACCCGCGTCAGCAAGCCTTCGAGGTGGTGCGCCGTTTCCGGCTGGCGGGCCAGATCTCGCCGTTCAGCCGCTGCCTGGCCTGCAACGGCGTTCTGGAGTCCGTCCCCAAGGCCCAGGTCGCGAACCAGCTCCAGCCGGGCACCCGCAAAGACCACGACACGTTCGTGCGCTGCGGCGCCTGCGGACAGGTCTTCTGGGACGGGTCGCATCTGGACTCGCTCGAGGAGTTCGTCCACGAAGCTCGACAGGTGTGA
- a CDS encoding YncE family protein, with protein sequence MPRTVWPLLTVVILTAACPGGGGSPDGAGTPTTPTTPTTPAPAPADEDRSSPATPAADATSPTLGTTQAAVWVAVEEAGTLVMVDLAASEVVRTHRTGDGPHNITVAADATVAAALYASTDLAIIRDGELHTVTLGGRPHDVKATDRWFVVANEAGRRIELVEHDGDRGARVGLRAQPHDLDVTADGDRAWVTLNGTDQLALVDLTTPQVAAYVPTGKRPHDIRIAPDGTIWITDWDGPVHVLGPDGEVETSIPLGVEAHHLAFTPGGEEAWVVDHATRKAYVVDTAARRVVAELQLTGSPHHVAITPDGVLAAVADHTNGALVVFDVARRERVATIPVGPGPHGVWALPAQPAHAASNTG encoded by the coding sequence ATGCCGCGGACCGTCTGGCCGTTGCTGACCGTCGTCATCCTGACAGCGGCATGCCCGGGCGGAGGTGGGTCACCCGACGGGGCCGGTACGCCGACCACGCCGACCACGCCGACAACGCCGGCACCGGCACCGGCCGACGAGGACCGGTCGTCGCCGGCCACGCCGGCCGCCGACGCGACGTCGCCGACGCTTGGCACCACGCAGGCTGCCGTGTGGGTCGCGGTCGAAGAGGCGGGGACGCTGGTCATGGTCGATCTCGCCGCGAGCGAGGTCGTGCGTACCCACCGCACCGGCGACGGACCGCACAACATCACGGTCGCCGCTGACGCCACCGTGGCCGCGGCCCTCTACGCCTCCACCGACCTGGCGATCATCCGGGACGGCGAGCTCCACACGGTCACACTCGGCGGGCGCCCGCACGACGTCAAGGCCACCGACCGCTGGTTCGTGGTCGCCAACGAGGCGGGGCGCCGCATCGAGCTCGTCGAGCACGACGGCGATCGCGGCGCACGCGTCGGTCTACGCGCCCAGCCGCACGACCTGGACGTCACCGCCGACGGCGACCGGGCCTGGGTGACCCTGAACGGCACCGACCAGCTGGCTCTGGTGGATCTGACCACCCCGCAGGTCGCGGCTTACGTCCCGACGGGCAAGCGACCCCACGACATCCGCATCGCTCCCGACGGGACGATCTGGATCACCGACTGGGACGGTCCGGTGCACGTCCTGGGACCCGACGGAGAGGTCGAGACCAGCATCCCGCTGGGCGTCGAGGCCCACCACCTGGCTTTCACCCCGGGCGGCGAGGAAGCCTGGGTGGTGGATCACGCCACCCGCAAGGCGTACGTGGTCGACACCGCCGCGCGGCGGGTGGTGGCCGAGTTGCAGCTCACCGGTTCACCGCACCACGTGGCCATCACCCCCGACGGGGTGCTCGCCGCCGTCGCCGACCACACCAACGGCGCGTTGGTGGTGTTCGACGTGGCCCGGCGCGAGCGCGTCGCCACGATCCCCGTCGGTCCCGGTCCCCACGGCGTGTGGGCGCTGCCTGCTCAGCCGGCGCACGCAGCCAGCAACACGGGGTAG